GAACGCCGGCACACCGGGCGGCGCCAGGCGCGTCACCATCACCGGCATGGCCGACACGCAAACGAAAATCGCCGCCAGTGCGAACAGAACGAAGCCGGCCGGCGAACCGAGCGTCAGCAACTGTTGGCCGAATGCCAGCGCGCCGAGGTTGCACACCATGTATGCCGCGAATACCTTGCCGCGCTGCGCCGGTTCGGCCTGGCCGTTGAGCCAGCTCTCGATGGTGATGTACAGGCCGACCAGCGCCATGCCGGTGATGACGCGCAGGGCGATCCACAGCGGTGCGTAGATGAGCAGCACATGTCCCAGCGCACAGGCGGCAACCGCGGCGGTGAAAAAGGCGAATGCCCGCACATGGCCGATGCGCGCCACCAGCTGCGGACACAAATAGGTACCGACCAGGAAACCGCCGAAATAACTCGAACCGAACAGGCCGAGCGTGGTGTCATCGAAACCTTCCAGCGCGCCGCGCAGCGGCAGCAGCGTGTTCAGCAGACCTACGCCGAGCAACAGCAGCACCGTGCCGCCGAGCAGGGCGGTCAGTTTCAGAAGCATCGCAAGCATGGGCTAACCCGATTGCAGCGTCTTTTGGGGGCGTTGCTGGCATGCGGCGGTGCCGGTCCGGCCTGATACGGCGCTGGCAACAGTCCGGCCGGGCAGACCGCCGTTAACCGAGACGAAATGTCTGACCGGTGGTGTCGTCCACCGGTTCCACAACCCCTGCCGCCACGGAGGCGTCTAACCTGAATGACGACGCGTTTATCAACGATACGGCTAGCAACAATTCCGCCAACCCGGCATTCCAGGACATTCTGCACCGTGGTGTCGAAGGCATCGTGCTGATCGATGGCGCGCGCCTGGCCGGCCTGATGATCGACCACGAGGTCGGCATCACCTCGCGCACGCTCAGGATCCCGAAGATCGACAGCGACCATTTCGAGGACGAGGCTGTTTGACGCCACGGCTGCAGCGTGCGGTCGGTCTGAGCGCCCAGCGTCTTTGCCGCAACCACCCTGGCCGGCTACCATCGGCGCCCTTTGCGCGCCCCCGGCCCGCCCCACACTTTAGGCAGTTGCTTCATGACGTCGACGCCACCCATCAAGATCAAGCCGTTGCCGGCGCTGATTTTTTCCTCACGCTGGCTGCAATTGCCGCTGTATCTGGGCCTGATTGCCGCGCAGGGCGTGTACGTGGTGCTGTTTCTGAAGGAGTTGTGGCATCTGATCCACGGCGCCGTTTCGCTGAGCGAGCAGGAAATCATGCTGATCGTGCTCGGGCTGATCGACGTGGTGATGATTTCCAACCTGCTGATCATGGTGATCGTGGGCGGCTACGAGACCTTTGTGTCGCGACTGGGCATCGAGGGCCACCAGGATCAACCCGAATGGCTCTCGCACGTCAATGCCACGGTGCTGAAGGTGAAGCTGGCGCTGGCGATCATCGGCATTTCGTCGATTCATCTGCTCAAGACCTTCATCGAAGCCGGCACGCTGGGCGCCCTGCCGCTGTGCGCGACGGCTGCCGCCGGTGTGCGATGCACCGCCCTCACCGAG
This Immundisolibacter cernigliae DNA region includes the following protein-coding sequences:
- a CDS encoding TIGR00645 family protein, whose translation is MTSTPPIKIKPLPALIFSSRWLQLPLYLGLIAAQGVYVVLFLKELWHLIHGAVSLSEQEIMLIVLGLIDVVMISNLLIMVIVGGYETFVSRLGIEGHQDQPEWLSHVNATVLKVKLALAIIGISSIHLLKTFIEAGTLGALPLCATAAAGVRCTALTEGAIMWQTIIHVVFILSALGIAWTDWVMGSSSALNAKNRQAH